In Musa acuminata AAA Group cultivar baxijiao chromosome BXJ3-11, Cavendish_Baxijiao_AAA, whole genome shotgun sequence, one DNA window encodes the following:
- the LOC135653142 gene encoding probable receptor-like protein kinase At5g24010, whose protein sequence is MASRRIPGDLATGLLLLFSLISTLSAVRFSPPDNHLIACGASSAADLDDGRAFLPDSGLSPPVLRSHGRQISLSNPSPDAVPLHRNARVFACPSSYEFEIKNKGIHRIRLHFYPFSTPEYDLSSARFHVLASDITLLSYFGTSSPVMKEYFINLNEGKLVISFSPADRSSFAFVNAIEVMSAPKDLILDAGRLVKPDEITEFHGLSKQALETLYRVNIGGPKVTPFNDTLWRTWVSDVEFLKLSSASKVVTYSGRIKYQRYGASREVAPDNVYNTARATSGATVPGSNYSMTWEFPVSSGYKYLVRMHFCDIASLALNQLYFNVYLNGYLAYQDFDLSDSTGQILASPYYVDFVVDVDVLELLSISIRPSNLSNPSWIRGLLNGLEIMKINNTMGSLDGKAPVILVSEDPVGRGFGAFVRSLTCGFAFMSLSVIAFMLFLRWRSESRSLMSWSRLPVDVSNGKLSKDSPVIPGKLVDF, encoded by the coding sequence ATGGCGAGTCGTCGAATCCCTGGCGATCTCGCCACcggtctcctcctcctcttctccctcaTCTCCACCCTCTCCGCGGTCCGCTTCTCTCCCCCTGACAACCACCTCATCGCCTGCGGCGCTTCCTCCGCCGCGGACCTCGACGACGGCCGCGCGTTCCTCCCCGACTCCGGCCTCTCCCCACCCGTCCTCCGTTCCCACGGCCGCCAGATCTCCCTCTCCAACCCGTCCCCGGACGCCGTCCCCCTCCATCGGAATGCCAGGGTCTTCGCTTGCCCCTCCTCCTATGAGTTCGAGATCAAGAACAAGGGAATCCATCGGATCCGCCTCCACTTCTACCCCTTCTCCACCCCGGAGTACGACCTCTCCTCCGCTCGCTTCCACGTTTTGGCCTCGGATATTACCCTACTGTCCTATTTCGGCACCTCGAGCCCTGTGATGAAGGAGTACTTCATCAACCTGAATGAAGGGAAGCTCGTAATATCGTTTTCTCCGGCGGACAGGTCCTCCTTTGCCTTTGTAAACGCCATCGAAGTCATGTCAGCTCCGAAAGATCTCATTTTGGACGCTGGAAGGTTAGTAAAACCCGATGAAATTACGGAATTTCATGGGCTTTCGAAACAGGCTTTGGAAACACTCTATAGGGTTAATATTGGGGGTCCAAAGGTGACTCCTTTTAACGATACTCTCTGGAGGACGTGGGTTTCTGACGTTGAGTTTCTAAAGCTGAGTTCTGCTTCGAAAGTTGTGACATATAGCGGAAGGATTAAGTACCAGAGATACGGAGCGAGTCGTGAAGTTGCCCCTGATAATGTTTATAATACCGCAAGAGCAACGAGTGGTGCCACTGTTCCAGGCTCCAATTATAGCATGACATGGGAATTCCCCGTCAGTTCAGGTTACAAGTACCTTGTTCGGATGCATTTCTGTGATATTGCTAGTTTGGCGCTTAACCAGCTTTATTTTAATGTCTACCTTAATGGGTACTTGGCATATCAAGATTTTGATCTCTCTGATTCCACTGGGCAAATACTGGCTTCACCATATTATGTAGACTTTGTTGTGGATGTTGATGTTTTGGAGCTTTTGAGCATAAGCATTCGTCCATCTAATCTGAGTAATCCTTCCTGGATTCGAGGATTGTTGAATGGTTTGGAGATAATGAAGATCAACAATACAATGGGCAGTCTTGATGGCAAGGCTCCAGTTATCTTGGTTTCTGAGGATCCGGTCGGAAGAGGCTTTGGAGCTTTTGTTCGTTCACTTACATGTGGCTTTGCTTTTATGAGCTTGTCAGTGATTGCCTTCATGCTATTCTTGAGGTGGCGGTCTGAGTCAAGGAGTCTTATGTCTTGGTCACGTCTACCTGTTGATGTTTCAAATGGTAAGTTGTCCAAGGATTCTCCAGTTATACCAGGTAAGTTGGTAGACTTTTGA
- the LOC135580809 gene encoding uncharacterized protein LOC135580809 isoform X2: MTDETCESKIYVGNIDQRVPESNVIKMFSPFGKIISEDFLWHTRGPKRGEPRGYAFIQYSAKEEALLAKTKMNGRFVSGRPLVVRLASEKHLGDMESKFACAETKANDARSSTLGQMNRNAKIAAIRNKLKSLEEQGGCAPKKPRLLTNSLPPGNKDHSLTGYQESD, from the exons ATGACCGATGAAACGTGTGAAAGCAAGATATATGTTGGCAATATTGATCAAAGGGTTCCTGA GTCCAATGTGATCAAGATGTTTTCCCCTTTTGGGAAGATTATATCTGAAGATTTTCTGTGGCACACCCGTGGTCCTAAACGTGGGGAACCACGTGGCTACGCCTTTATCCAGTATAGCGCGAAAGAG GAAGCTCTATTGGCAAAAACAAAGATGAATGGTAGATTTGTTTCTGGACGCCCTCTGGTCGTTCGTTTGGCCAGTGAGAAGCATCTGGGAGACATGGAATCAAAGTTTGCCTGTGCTGAAACAAAAGCCAATGATGCACGCAGCAGCACGCTAGGGCAAATGAATCGGAATGCCAAGATCGCAGCGATAAGGAATAAATTGAAGTCCCTCGAAGAACAAGGAGGTTGTGCACCTAAGAAACCAAGACTGCTAACTAATTCCTTGCCTCCTGGCAACAAGGATCATTCTTTGACGGGATATCAAGAATCAGACTGA
- the LOC135580809 gene encoding uncharacterized protein LOC135580809 isoform X1: protein MQDGGGMTDETCESKIYVGNIDQRVPESNVIKMFSPFGKIISEDFLWHTRGPKRGEPRGYAFIQYSAKEEALLAKTKMNGRFVSGRPLVVRLASEKHLGDMESKFACAETKANDARSSTLGQMNRNAKIAAIRNKLKSLEEQGGCAPKKPRLLTNSLPPGNKDHSLTGYQESD, encoded by the exons ATGCAGGACGGTGGGGGTATGACCGATGAAACGTGTGAAAGCAAGATATATGTTGGCAATATTGATCAAAGGGTTCCTGA GTCCAATGTGATCAAGATGTTTTCCCCTTTTGGGAAGATTATATCTGAAGATTTTCTGTGGCACACCCGTGGTCCTAAACGTGGGGAACCACGTGGCTACGCCTTTATCCAGTATAGCGCGAAAGAG GAAGCTCTATTGGCAAAAACAAAGATGAATGGTAGATTTGTTTCTGGACGCCCTCTGGTCGTTCGTTTGGCCAGTGAGAAGCATCTGGGAGACATGGAATCAAAGTTTGCCTGTGCTGAAACAAAAGCCAATGATGCACGCAGCAGCACGCTAGGGCAAATGAATCGGAATGCCAAGATCGCAGCGATAAGGAATAAATTGAAGTCCCTCGAAGAACAAGGAGGTTGTGCACCTAAGAAACCAAGACTGCTAACTAATTCCTTGCCTCCTGGCAACAAGGATCATTCTTTGACGGGATATCAAGAATCAGACTGA